Proteins from one Lacrimispora sphenoides genomic window:
- a CDS encoding LytR/AlgR family response regulator transcription factor, whose product MNPTESKLYCATSNPEELLSMRRRSNITGLYFLDIDLQSNKNGIELAQEIRKYDPRGYVVFVTTHSEMAILTFRYKVEAMDFITKDETETLPDQICSCIQNAETNYKTQLDSSNRLLSIKLDKDSLVLDQNDIVAITTSDDSHKIIVHTKTGIRQVSGSLKEFHSTLNSGFCQCNRSTIINMKHVLKYSRENALLHMNNKETYSVSIRMMGKVQKALNNIHI is encoded by the coding sequence ATGAACCCAACAGAATCCAAGCTTTATTGTGCAACCTCAAACCCGGAAGAACTGCTTTCCATGCGAAGGCGCTCCAACATTACCGGACTTTATTTTCTGGACATTGATTTGCAGTCAAATAAAAATGGAATTGAACTGGCTCAGGAAATACGCAAATATGATCCAAGGGGATATGTTGTCTTTGTAACTACTCACAGTGAAATGGCTATTCTTACCTTCCGCTATAAGGTGGAAGCAATGGACTTCATTACAAAAGATGAAACAGAAACCTTACCAGATCAGATCTGCTCCTGCATACAAAATGCGGAAACAAATTATAAGACTCAGCTGGACTCCTCCAATCGTCTTTTATCCATAAAGCTGGATAAAGATTCGCTGGTTCTGGATCAAAATGACATTGTAGCAATTACGACCAGCGACGATTCCCACAAGATCATCGTTCATACAAAAACCGGAATACGTCAGGTTTCAGGCTCATTAAAAGAATTCCATTCAACCTTGAATTCCGGTTTCTGCCAGTGCAACCGTTCCACCATCATAAATATGAAACACGTATTAAAGTATTCCAGGGAAAATGCTTTACTACATATGAATAATAAAGAAACCTATTCCGTATCGATTCGTA